One segment of Streptomyces bathyalis DNA contains the following:
- a CDS encoding LamG domain-containing protein, whose protein sequence is MEPERLSDIELVELARVGGESAHGALIELAGRHFGAVRTFAALCVSNGAAADHLAERAWQLALWQHSPGGPGALRPHALASVLQAAAEIASSGQHAAIDADLAWWLGVPMSHPEQGSWVHDVASLRGGSTITGAFSTLPANLQTVLWHHLVEHADGSSIGRLVGSDSPDSQEISSLLRRAYRDFYYAYEQLHHDGLTDDCRRFHRMVMAYADHRGGNTADVVPHLQQCHYCSRAVADLQRMYTDLGGLLVEAVLPWGGAHYAASRQEERTSATVAVAAEGAAAPVWGLAATEASPPADDHRGALGRATWDVLGRTGLAERKNGGFRVRAGRLGLAVGVLGACSLVAAAVYVPGLSSSLPVSSGAPPAKKVPTEPSQSQSRAPGPSASAPGSPSPSGPANRSPRKPPGDGDGRAAGPAVKGAALEWLFDDVEEGVTRDGTDNDRDGTLVGDPPPEQVKDGGLAFFGQQSVSSKDAVLDTDRSFSVSARVKLRNLDEYQTVASQDGAEVSSFQLQFDPVEDRFEMRMHREDTQTSRADEAESDAAPRAGRWTSLVGVHDAAEGEIRLYVDGKLQDSVSREGDRSSEGAFAIGRARLGDQFIRGFEGTIKDVRAFPKALTSAEAKRLAPGK, encoded by the coding sequence ATGGAACCCGAGCGGCTGTCCGACATCGAACTGGTCGAACTCGCACGTGTCGGCGGGGAGTCGGCCCATGGGGCCCTGATCGAACTGGCGGGCCGCCATTTCGGCGCTGTCCGCACATTTGCTGCTTTGTGCGTGAGCAACGGAGCGGCAGCGGATCACCTGGCGGAGCGCGCCTGGCAGCTGGCCCTGTGGCAGCACAGCCCGGGCGGGCCCGGTGCCTTGCGCCCCCACGCGCTGGCGTCGGTGCTGCAGGCGGCGGCCGAGATCGCAAGTTCAGGTCAACACGCCGCGATCGACGCCGACTTGGCCTGGTGGCTGGGTGTTCCCATGAGCCATCCGGAACAGGGCTCCTGGGTGCATGACGTCGCATCGCTCCGCGGTGGATCGACGATCACGGGGGCGTTCAGCACTCTGCCGGCCAATCTGCAGACGGTGCTGTGGCATCACTTGGTGGAGCACGCCGACGGCAGCTCGATCGGGCGGCTCGTCGGCTCGGACTCCCCTGACTCCCAGGAGATTTCGTCGCTGCTCAGGCGCGCGTACAGGGACTTCTACTACGCCTACGAGCAACTTCACCATGACGGCCTGACGGACGACTGCCGCCGTTTCCACCGGATGGTCATGGCCTATGCCGACCACAGGGGCGGCAACACCGCGGACGTGGTCCCGCACCTTCAGCAGTGCCACTACTGCTCCCGCGCGGTCGCCGACCTTCAGCGCATGTACACGGACCTCGGCGGGCTCCTGGTCGAAGCGGTGCTGCCCTGGGGAGGAGCCCACTACGCCGCCTCCCGGCAGGAGGAACGGACTTCCGCGACCGTCGCCGTCGCCGCGGAAGGAGCCGCGGCTCCTGTCTGGGGGCTTGCCGCAACGGAGGCTTCCCCGCCTGCCGATGACCACCGGGGTGCGCTCGGCAGGGCCACCTGGGATGTGCTGGGGAGGACAGGGTTGGCCGAGCGGAAGAACGGCGGGTTCCGGGTCCGCGCCGGACGTCTCGGGCTGGCCGTCGGGGTCCTGGGCGCATGTTCCCTGGTGGCGGCGGCCGTCTATGTGCCGGGCCTCAGCTCGTCGCTGCCCGTGAGCAGTGGGGCGCCACCGGCGAAGAAGGTTCCGACCGAACCGTCACAGTCGCAGTCCCGTGCACCCGGACCTTCGGCATCGGCCCCCGGCTCCCCGTCACCGAGCGGACCGGCGAACAGATCCCCCCGGAAGCCTCCCGGCGACGGCGACGGACGCGCCGCCGGCCCAGCGGTGAAGGGCGCGGCCTTGGAGTGGCTCTTCGACGACGTCGAAGAGGGCGTGACCCGCGACGGTACGGACAACGACCGCGACGGGACACTCGTCGGCGATCCGCCGCCGGAACAGGTCAAGGACGGCGGGCTGGCGTTCTTCGGGCAACAGTCCGTGAGCTCGAAGGACGCGGTGCTCGACACCGACCGCAGCTTCTCGGTCTCGGCCCGGGTGAAGCTCCGGAACCTGGACGAGTACCAGACCGTCGCCAGCCAGGACGGAGCCGAAGTCAGCTCCTTCCAGCTCCAGTTCGACCCGGTGGAGGACCGCTTCGAGATGCGGATGCACCGGGAGGACACGCAGACCTCGCGAGCGGACGAGGCGGAATCCGACGCCGCCCCGCGTGCCGGCCGTTGGACCTCTCTCGTCGGTGTCCATGACGCGGCCGAGGGCGAGATCCGCCTGTACGTCGACGGGAAGCTCCAGGACTCCGTCTCCAGGGAGGGCGACCGGAGCTCGGAGGGGGCCTTCGCCATCGGCCGGGCCAGGTTGGGCGACCAGTTCATCCGCGGCTTCGAAGGGACCATCAAGGACGTACGGGCGTTCCCCAAGGCACTCACGAGTGCGGAGGCCAAGAGGCTCGCACCCGGGAAGTGA
- a CDS encoding helix-turn-helix domain-containing protein: MTPRSEFGTDRQGELLDQPARPTLRATLTGWAESGFSLVRAAEQLPVHRNTLIYRLEKISRLSGADVRDPKRALATYLACVTDLVDLPERGATGCRFPDAEGGQRVPFTRAVRSARP, from the coding sequence ATGACTCCTCGCAGTGAATTTGGCACAGATCGACAAGGCGAGCTGCTCGATCAGCCGGCCCGGCCCACGCTGCGCGCAACGCTCACCGGCTGGGCCGAGAGCGGCTTCAGCCTGGTGCGGGCGGCAGAACAACTGCCCGTGCACCGCAACACCCTGATATACCGGCTCGAGAAGATCAGCAGGCTGTCCGGTGCCGATGTACGGGACCCGAAGCGGGCGTTGGCGACGTATCTCGCGTGTGTGACCGATCTGGTGGACCTTCCGGAGCGAGGGGCGACCGGCTGCCGCTTCCCGGATGCGGAGGGCGGGCAGCGGGTACCGTTCACCCGGGCGGTACGGTCTGCACGGCCATGA